One region of Dysidea avara chromosome 1, odDysAvar1.4, whole genome shotgun sequence genomic DNA includes:
- the LOC136261777 gene encoding uncharacterized protein, whose amino-acid sequence MAETSDYRQSTKDFEIRSDSTSNMDDEPRSGHGKVMEPDSLLLCDYVSVRKVRTSKRKVKTTKSDNKLKKWKKGWVVVTIKEIENCRVDYHKDEDHWLTPSKSVNKISVCEPLKDIVCVEHIRSNYKFHVMSIIYESFSLLFAFKAQTTMTSWIERLNDIRQHYLVQLISSSNTTIKPAPYVLHVQSDKIIGYTAFGTKEVAWIWNTRDFFAYRLQKKIVPEVEIIIGIGSSAHGNFHFIGPNVQNLCKSIMDSMVTKSSDKPVKHCRKGDCEEETWGDMHSPKSSIKSPVLVNTLEPNPSYGVLPESPRPVHKSVVDETDQVVYDNDKIPEHKAVNDQPPGGEELELYVNDQPDEFEEYEYIQVKP is encoded by the exons ATGGCTGAGACGTCTGATTACAGGCAAAGCACCAAGGATTTTGAAATCAGGTCCGATTCTACATCGAATATGGATGATGAACCACGGAGCGGCCACGGGAAAGTGATGGAGCCAGATTCACTATTGCTCTGTGATTACGTGAGCGTACGTAAAGTGAGAACATCGAAAAGGAAGGTTAAAACTACCAAATCAGACAATAAGTTAAAG AAATGGAAGAAAGGTTGGGTGGTTGTTACCATTAAGGAAATAGAGAACTGTAGAGTTGACTACCATAAGGATGAGGACCATTGGCTGACTCCATCCAAATCTGTGAACAAGATTAGTGTTTGTGAACCACTAAAAGATATAGTTTGTGTGGAGCACATAAGGTCTAATTACAAGTTTCATGTGATGTCAATCATATATGAATCATTTTCACTGCTGTTTGCATTCAAAGCACAAactacaatgacatcttggatTGAACGATTGAATGACATAAGAC AACACTATTTAGTTCAACTGATAAGCAGCTCAAATACAACTATCAAACCAGCTCCCTACGTGTTACATGTTCAGTCAGACAAGATTATTGGATACACAGCATTTGGCACTAAAGAAGTTGCTTGGATTTGGAACACTCGTGACTTCTTTGCTTACAGGCTACAAAAGAAAATTGTCCCAGAAGTGGAAATAATTATTGGAAT TGGTTCAAGTGCACATGGCAACTTCCACTTCATTGGACCAAATGTACAGAATCTGTGTAAGAGTATAATGGATAGCATGGTGACTAAGAGCAGTGATAAGCCAGTAAAGCACTGTAGAAAAG GTGACTGTGAAGAAGAGACTTGGGGTGATATGCATTCACCCAAAAGTAGCATCAAATCACCGGTATTAGTGAATACACTGGAGCCCAACCCATCATATGGTGTACTGCCAGAATCACCACGTCCCGTACACAAAAGTGTAGTTGATGAGACAGACCAAGTTGTGTATGATAATGATAAAATACCAGAACATAAGGCTGTAAATGACCAGCCACCAGGAGGTGAGGAGCTCGAGTTGTATGTTAATGATCAACCAGATGAGTTTGAAGAGTATGAATACATTCAAGTCAAACCTTGA